Proteins encoded within one genomic window of Raineyella fluvialis:
- a CDS encoding CoA-acylating methylmalonate-semialdehyde dehydrogenase, translating into MKTIEQWIDGGPYHGEPVRRIPVENPATGQIEAELLEASVADVDHAVRVAHRAQLTWRTVSLAKRMDIMFRMRQLVLDHQDELATAIVNEHGKTFSDAIGEIQRGRETLDFACNIAAALKGEISFDVSTGVDVHTLRQPVGVVAGIGPFNFPVMVPMWMHPIAIATGNAFVLKPATPAPTASMIVARLYQEAGLPDGVFNVVAGDKDVVTALLEHPQVDAVSFVGSTPVAKIVQETAMRHGKRVQALGGANNHAIVMPDADLDHAAQHIAAAAFGAAGERCMALPAVIAVGGIADDLAERVRAHAGTYVVGSGFEEKTDLGPVISAAAKERITGLIDDAERRGATIVLDGRGSCVDGFEGGHFLAPTVISKVPLDAPVYTEEIFGPVLTIGEAATYEEAITLVNAQPFGNGAAIFTNDGATARRFKLEVEAGMVGINVPIPTPVAYYSFGGWKNSLLGDTHIHGPEGVRFCTRAKAVTERWPGQTTHAATTSFERES; encoded by the coding sequence GAACAGTGGATCGACGGTGGCCCGTACCACGGTGAACCCGTCCGCCGGATCCCGGTCGAGAACCCCGCGACCGGCCAGATCGAGGCCGAACTGCTCGAGGCCTCCGTGGCCGACGTCGACCATGCCGTCCGCGTCGCCCACCGGGCCCAGCTCACCTGGCGTACGGTCTCGCTGGCCAAGCGGATGGACATCATGTTCCGGATGCGCCAGCTGGTCCTCGACCACCAGGACGAGCTGGCCACGGCCATCGTCAACGAACACGGCAAGACGTTCTCGGACGCCATCGGCGAGATCCAGCGCGGCCGGGAGACCCTCGACTTCGCCTGCAACATCGCCGCCGCGCTGAAGGGCGAGATCTCCTTCGACGTCTCGACCGGTGTCGACGTGCACACGCTGCGCCAGCCGGTGGGCGTGGTGGCGGGCATCGGCCCGTTCAACTTCCCGGTGATGGTGCCGATGTGGATGCACCCGATCGCCATCGCGACCGGCAACGCCTTCGTCCTCAAGCCGGCCACCCCGGCCCCGACGGCGTCGATGATCGTCGCCCGGCTCTACCAGGAGGCCGGCCTGCCCGACGGCGTCTTCAACGTCGTCGCGGGGGACAAGGACGTGGTCACCGCCCTGCTGGAGCACCCGCAGGTCGACGCGGTGTCCTTCGTCGGGTCCACCCCGGTCGCGAAGATCGTCCAGGAGACGGCGATGCGCCACGGCAAGCGGGTACAGGCGCTCGGCGGGGCGAACAACCACGCGATCGTGATGCCCGATGCCGACCTCGACCACGCGGCCCAGCACATCGCCGCCGCGGCCTTCGGTGCCGCCGGTGAGCGCTGCATGGCGCTGCCGGCCGTTATCGCCGTCGGTGGGATCGCCGACGACCTGGCCGAGCGGGTCCGTGCCCACGCCGGAACGTACGTGGTGGGTTCCGGCTTCGAGGAGAAGACGGACCTCGGTCCGGTCATCTCCGCGGCCGCCAAGGAGCGGATCACCGGGCTGATCGACGACGCGGAGCGCCGCGGCGCCACGATCGTCCTGGACGGCAGGGGGAGTTGTGTCGACGGCTTCGAGGGCGGCCACTTCCTGGCCCCCACGGTGATCAGCAAGGTGCCGCTCGACGCGCCCGTCTACACCGAGGAGATCTTCGGCCCGGTGCTGACGATCGGCGAGGCGGCGACGTACGAGGAGGCCATCACGCTGGTCAATGCGCAGCCGTTCGGCAACGGTGCGGCGATCTTCACCAATGACGGAGCCACCGCCCGCCGTTTCAAGCTCGAGGTGGAGGCCGGCATGGTCGGCATCAACGTCCCGATCCCGACCCCGGTGGCGTACTACTCATTCGGCGGCTGGAAGAACTCGCTGCTGGGTGACACGCACATCCACGGGCCGGAGGGGGTGCGCTTCTGCACCCGCGCCAAGGCCGTCACCGAGCGCTGGCCCGGCCAGACGACGCACGCCGCGACGACCTCCTTCGAACGGGAGTCGTGA